DNA sequence from the Deltaproteobacteria bacterium genome:
ATAGTGAGGGGAGGAAAATCCCACCTGAGCCACCTGAGGCGAGTGTTAAGCTCGTCGCCAGCATTTTTATCGGCAATAGTAGTAAAAGCCACGTCCACGACAGACCGCCGCGCAAGATCTCGTCCATCGTGGCGTGCCCAACACCATAGATATGCGGCACGAAAATAATGGCGACACCGAGAATCAAACCGCCGAGGGCGGGTTTGAGAAGCGTAGGAAGCGAAAGTCGGCTCCAGGCTTTTTCCATGAGATCGAGGACAGCAATAAAAGCGACGCCGCCAAGTCCACATGCAATACCAAGCAACAGGTAAATGATCAGTTCCCATTCGCTGAGTAAAGTATACGCGGGAACCATAAACACCGGTTGGTCGCCGAAGTATGCTCGACTAATGACTGTCGCAAGAACTGACGAGAGGACAACCGGACCAAAGGAAGGCATGGCGAAATTACCCATGATCACTTCGAGTGAAAAAAAGGCTCCGGCAATAGGCGCGTTGAAAGCGGCGGCAATACCTCCGGCGGCGCCGCAACCGACGAGAATCGGAAGTCGGTGCGCGGGAACCTGCAGGAGTTGTCCTACTGCCGATCCCAATGCGGCACCGATCTGGACGATCGGACCTTCACGACCAACAGAACCGCCGGTGCCAATAGTAAGAGCCGAAGCAACCGACTTTACCGCTGCGACCCGTGGGCGAATCTTACCGCCGCGCAGCGTTACGCTCTCAATGACTTGTGGAACCCCATGTCCCTGAGATTCGCGAGAAACGAGATAGACCAACGGAGCAACAAGCAGGCCGCCCAACACTGGAATCCAGAAGACACGATACCAGGGGAGCGTAGGCAACACGTGGAGAGGAAAATCGGTTGACCCAAGAGCCAGCCATTGGACGAGAGTAATCAGCTCAGTAAAGAGGATTGCCCCACACCCGGTGACCACGCCAACGAGTGATGCCAGCCCCATCAACGAGAATGGTTGGTGTCGATCAAATTGCTCACGAAAACGATCAAATGGCGATGGTGTCAAGGAAGACGTAAGAGGCTCTCTTCTCGCTAATGGCTGAGTCAAGTCCTTACCCAGGGGGGGTACGTGCTGTCAAGTCGCCGATTTTTCATGCCTTGACTTTCACTGGGAAACCTCTAAGTTGACCAATGGCCACCTAAAGGTCAATGCCTGCCTGAGAGGGGGTGAACGCTGCATGGCAGGAGTCCGCGTCAAAGACAGTGAACCGATCGAAAGTGCGATTCGTCGCTTCAAAAAGCAATGTGAAAAGGCTGGGATTCTGCAAGAGCTGAAAAAGCGCGAGCACTACGAGAAACCGAGTGTCCGCCGCAAACGCAAAGCCATTGCCGCTCGTAAACGCGCATTGCGCCGCGCCAGCCGCTCATTTTATTAACCGACCATAATGACGAGGTGCCTGTTGGAGGCACCTCTGTTCTATTTCTCCCTCCCTTCGTAATTCTGGGATAGACGCTTTCGTAGATTCGCGGCATAGATAATGTCTGCGGACCGCAGATTGTTTTGTTGCTATGGCCGAACGAATTCCAGAAGCGACGCTGGCCGAGATTCGTGCTCGGGTCAGTATT
Encoded proteins:
- a CDS encoding CBS domain-containing protein: MTQPLARREPLTSSLTPSPFDRFREQFDRHQPFSLMGLASLVGVVTGCGAILFTELITLVQWLALGSTDFPLHVLPTLPWYRVFWIPVLGGLLVAPLVYLVSRESQGHGVPQVIESVTLRGGKIRPRVAAVKSVASALTIGTGGSVGREGPIVQIGAALGSAVGQLLQVPAHRLPILVGCGAAGGIAAAFNAPIAGAFFSLEVIMGNFAMPSFGPVVLSSVLATVISRAYFGDQPVFMVPAYTLLSEWELIIYLLLGIACGLGGVAFIAVLDLMEKAWSRLSLPTLLKPALGGLILGVAIIFVPHIYGVGHATMDEILRGGLSWTWLLLLLPIKMLATSLTLASGGSGGIFLPSLYLGAITGGLIGIGAGAIFPTITAPSGGYALVGMAAFLAGATHSPITAFLLLFELTGDYHIILPLMLSCSVSTLVAKLLRMESIYTIQLLRRGIDIHRREENLMQAFTVSQVMHREVPTLSDTTPFAEVVRHFLATNFPTCFVVDERRHLLGQVSIHDVKDLFQEETLRALIIAKDLAHRCSVTTSEEEALARCLEKFTQTEQEHLPVLTPTGELCGIISQRDVLDLYHREILRHEYLGLSLRSEQQQSSVHKQVRLPHSYVVEVVPVSRRYAGKTLREIALRSTFHLTVVAIQHSSTGEADEFPDPNQPLKVGDQLVLVGRPADIQRFIAEMGESPSVVPGLEASEIGQTRELAK
- a CDS encoding 30S ribosomal protein S21, which gives rise to MAGVRVKDSEPIESAIRRFKKQCEKAGILQELKKREHYEKPSVRRKRKAIAARKRALRRASRSFY